Genomic segment of Ancylothrix sp. D3o:
TTCCATGACATCATTTCGGGTTAAAAGGGTGGTGCCGTAGGTCATTAGGTCGGCTACGCTTTGGCCTTCTCTGGCTGCTTCGAGGAGGCCGGCGGATATGTAGGCGACTGCTTCGGGATAGTTTAGTTTTATGCCTTTTTGTTTGCGGCGTTCTGCTACTAGGCCGGCGGTGAAAATAAGCAGTTTATCTTTTTCTTGGGGGGTGAGTTGCATATAGGCTTTTTAGAGTGGGGGTTTGGGTTGGGTTTGGCTGGGTGCCGGTTTCTTTTAAATACAAATTAAATTGGGATTTGATGCAAGACCAATATGCCGGCTGTTATGATATTGCGGT
This window contains:
- the ureA gene encoding urease subunit gamma, whose product is MQLTPQEKDKLLIFTAGLVAERRKQKGIKLNYPEAVAYISAGLLEAAREGQSVADLMTYGTTLLTRNDVMEGIPEMIKEVQIEATFPDGTKLVTVHNPIR